In Paenibacillus sp. FSL M7-0420, a single genomic region encodes these proteins:
- a CDS encoding beta-galactosidase, whose protein sequence is MQDPFIPFGFQYYRSPTPFRDQWEQDLGNIAGQGFNCVKYWVQWRSSVSMEGTFVFDDIQELMDIAHRNGLKVILNVIFDVAPAWFYRKYPDSKMVTADGSILEPRAINCRQIGGAPGPCYHHAPAAAEKARFLEETVKAFKDHPALWVWDLWNEPELTTGIKRKLSFDNQVCYCRHSLPAFHDWLIHKYGSLEALNESWQRTYGDWEEVEAPRGQGIFNDLVDWRLFMSDTLTAELRSRVQIVKSLDVQHPVMAHTVPAPIFNMITAGSDDFKLAEPCDLTGNSLGSSAWSADLLISAAKGKPIINSEIHALPGNTAMKPRQPDLLEMKRHILTPLARGITGYLFWQYRPEILGQEAPAWGSVYLDSSATPWYKDMAQLNKLLQSNKRELMLAKRRGDGIAILFSPENQIANFAAHDHLDTYNDSIQGAHKLLHELNYKVEFLHDSEVTEESLKPYRCLWMPYPLYLSRNLCAILRVWVEKGGILISECSFGALQAENGCHSYNVPGYGFDEVFGVRETWIHSAENLDHSYHQVAFESRTAIPLRNVMGHSGEEEPAAGGLAHGSYYKSDIELEGHVKVLAQFTEDLMPALTCADYGSGRAVWLGTLLAAAYWKDEHPGTLQLVRELLQQELKLETYVQASGKVRADLSEWGEGEGTDRGAFLYVHNEGKEDIATEIKLCAVYTSAEPWFTGGHADIRPADQKEPSTTRLSVRIQAGDVQVFRLA, encoded by the coding sequence GGATCAATGGGAGCAAGACCTCGGCAATATTGCCGGGCAGGGGTTCAATTGTGTGAAGTATTGGGTCCAGTGGCGCTCCAGTGTCTCCATGGAAGGGACATTCGTGTTCGATGATATTCAGGAGCTGATGGATATAGCTCACCGGAATGGGCTTAAGGTCATTTTGAATGTAATTTTCGACGTAGCTCCGGCCTGGTTCTATAGAAAATATCCGGATTCCAAAATGGTCACGGCCGACGGTTCCATTCTGGAGCCAAGAGCGATTAACTGCCGCCAGATTGGCGGAGCGCCCGGACCTTGCTATCATCATGCTCCAGCCGCTGCGGAGAAGGCACGCTTTCTGGAGGAGACCGTCAAGGCGTTCAAGGATCATCCGGCGCTCTGGGTCTGGGATTTGTGGAATGAGCCGGAGCTGACTACGGGGATTAAGCGTAAGCTGTCTTTTGACAACCAGGTCTGTTATTGCAGGCATTCGCTGCCCGCATTTCATGACTGGCTGATCCACAAATATGGTTCTCTGGAAGCGCTCAACGAATCGTGGCAGCGGACTTACGGGGACTGGGAGGAAGTGGAGGCACCGCGGGGCCAAGGCATCTTCAACGATCTGGTAGACTGGCGGCTGTTCATGTCGGACACCCTGACAGCGGAGCTGCGGAGCCGGGTACAAATAGTGAAGTCGCTGGATGTGCAGCATCCGGTTATGGCTCATACGGTACCTGCGCCAATCTTCAATATGATTACGGCTGGTTCGGATGATTTCAAGCTGGCAGAGCCCTGTGATCTGACAGGCAACAGCCTGGGGTCTTCGGCGTGGTCGGCTGATCTGCTGATCTCGGCGGCCAAAGGCAAACCGATTATTAACTCGGAAATTCACGCGCTGCCGGGCAATACAGCGATGAAGCCGCGCCAGCCGGACCTTCTGGAAATGAAACGGCATATTCTGACCCCGCTTGCCCGCGGCATCACCGGATATCTGTTCTGGCAATACAGGCCAGAGATATTGGGTCAGGAAGCTCCGGCCTGGGGCAGTGTCTATCTGGACAGCAGCGCTACGCCCTGGTACAAGGACATGGCACAGCTTAACAAGCTGCTACAGAGCAACAAGCGGGAGCTGATGCTGGCCAAACGCCGCGGGGACGGGATTGCCATTCTGTTCAGCCCGGAGAATCAGATTGCCAACTTCGCAGCGCATGATCATCTGGATACCTACAACGACTCCATACAAGGCGCCCATAAGCTGCTGCATGAGCTTAATTATAAAGTAGAGTTCCTGCATGACTCTGAGGTTACAGAGGAGTCACTGAAGCCATACCGCTGCCTGTGGATGCCTTATCCGCTCTACCTGAGCCGCAACTTGTGCGCCATCCTGCGTGTGTGGGTGGAGAAGGGCGGAATTCTGATCTCGGAATGCTCCTTCGGTGCTCTTCAGGCAGAGAATGGCTGTCACAGCTATAACGTTCCGGGATATGGATTCGATGAAGTGTTCGGCGTCCGCGAGACCTGGATTCACTCCGCCGAGAATCTGGATCACAGCTATCATCAGGTGGCCTTCGAATCCCGGACGGCGATCCCGCTGCGGAATGTGATGGGGCATAGCGGGGAAGAGGAGCCTGCCGCAGGCGGTCTGGCTCATGGTTCCTACTACAAATCAGATATTGAGCTGGAAGGACATGTGAAGGTACTGGCCCAATTTACCGAAGACCTCATGCCTGCCTTAACCTGTGCTGATTACGGCAGCGGACGGGCTGTATGGTTAGGCACCTTGCTTGCAGCTGCCTATTGGAAGGATGAACATCCCGGTACGCTTCAACTGGTACGGGAGCTACTGCAGCAGGAGCTGAAGCTGGAGACTTATGTGCAGGCCAGCGGTAAAGTCCGTGCCGATCTGTCTGAATGGGGCGAAGGTGAAGGAACAGACCGGGGTGCGTTTCTATATGTGCATAATGAAGGGAAAGAGGACATCGCGACTGAAATTAAGCTGTGTGCTGTGTATACCTCAGCCGAACCCTGGTTTACCGGCGGACACGCCGATATTCGGCCGGCGGATCAGAAGGAGCCTTCAACAACCCGTCTGAGTGTACGGATACAGGCCGGGGATGTTCAGGTATTCCGCTTAGCTTAA
- a CDS encoding GH92 family glycosyl hydrolase has protein sequence MKLVDYVNPMQGTESDFRYSNGNTLPLTAMPFGMAAWCPQTHEAGGTWFFHPRHRHLEGIRLTHQPSPWIGDYGHLTLLPQSGPLLLSPGARSSSFKPGEMQVSPHYFSVHLQRSRTRLELTPTERCAALRITYDEPHQNRLIIAPLKGESHFVFQPEMRRITGYTRGHTAGVPDNFAMYFVFQFDTDLIMEESGIFNGDYQPLGTYEGTGERLGAYAGLALPESGVAGVKCGTSFISGEQALLNLEREIGECSFGEILSTAEASWEERLSRITAESADEENLRTFYSCMYRVCLFPRTWHEYNVQDEQIHYSPFNGSICQGPMYSDIGLWDVYRTSLPLYSLLFPTLLGEIMQAWTLAYEENGWLPKWLSPGERSAMPGTLIDAAAADAIVKGIGGFNAELLYEGLLKHADHPAADERLGRRGLELYLQHGYLPHDRFHESVSNTLDYVYGDFCIAQIARILGKMDDYERFMSRAQNYKRLFDPEVGFMRGRNEDGTWQEAFDPLQWGDPFCEGGAWQGSWAVPHDFPGLAGLMGGEQAFVRKLDQLMAEEPVFKVGSYGQEIHEMSEMASAGLGQFAISNQPSFHIPYLFSRLGALPTTQYWVRKTMAGQFSSRMDGLPGDEDNGSMGAWYIWSALGLYPLSPGIPEYVLGSPLFDKVTIQLDNGRQWVIEAENNSPANVYSASVHWNGKPWEHHSLPHDEIMSGGVLIFNMVPGPAPL, from the coding sequence GTGAAGTTGGTAGATTATGTTAATCCCATGCAGGGAACAGAATCGGATTTCCGGTATTCCAACGGCAACACGCTGCCGCTTACAGCGATGCCGTTCGGTATGGCAGCCTGGTGTCCGCAAACCCATGAAGCGGGCGGCACCTGGTTCTTCCATCCCCGTCACCGCCACCTGGAGGGCATCCGCCTGACCCATCAGCCCAGTCCCTGGATCGGGGACTATGGACATCTGACGCTGTTGCCGCAGAGCGGGCCGCTGCTGCTCAGCCCCGGCGCACGCTCCTCCTCCTTCAAACCGGGGGAGATGCAGGTCTCCCCCCACTATTTCAGTGTACACTTGCAGCGTTCCCGGACCCGGCTGGAGCTGACGCCCACCGAACGCTGTGCAGCGCTGAGAATAACTTATGATGAGCCGCACCAGAACAGGCTGATTATAGCGCCGCTGAAGGGGGAGTCACATTTTGTCTTCCAGCCGGAGATGCGCAGAATTACCGGCTATACCAGAGGCCATACCGCCGGGGTACCCGATAACTTCGCCATGTATTTCGTCTTCCAGTTCGATACAGACCTGATCATGGAGGAGTCGGGCATCTTCAATGGAGATTATCAGCCGTTAGGGACGTATGAGGGAACCGGAGAACGGCTCGGTGCCTATGCAGGATTAGCCCTGCCGGAATCCGGCGTTGCAGGGGTCAAGTGCGGCACCTCCTTCATCAGCGGGGAGCAGGCTCTGCTGAATCTGGAACGGGAGATTGGTGAATGCAGCTTCGGGGAGATCTTAAGCACAGCAGAGGCAAGCTGGGAAGAGCGGCTCAGCCGGATTACGGCAGAAAGCGCAGATGAAGAGAATCTCCGCACCTTTTACAGCTGCATGTACAGGGTCTGCCTGTTCCCCAGAACATGGCATGAATACAACGTGCAGGACGAACAGATCCACTACAGCCCTTTTAACGGCAGCATTTGCCAAGGTCCAATGTATTCAGATATCGGTCTGTGGGACGTATACCGGACCAGCCTGCCGCTGTACAGCCTTCTGTTCCCAACTCTACTGGGCGAGATTATGCAGGCGTGGACGCTGGCTTATGAAGAGAACGGCTGGCTGCCGAAGTGGCTGTCTCCGGGTGAACGCAGTGCGATGCCCGGGACACTGATTGATGCGGCAGCTGCGGATGCCATCGTCAAGGGAATCGGAGGCTTCAATGCGGAGCTGCTATATGAGGGCCTGCTGAAGCACGCGGACCATCCGGCTGCGGATGAGAGACTGGGCAGACGCGGACTTGAATTATATTTGCAGCATGGCTATCTGCCGCATGACCGGTTCCATGAAAGTGTGAGCAATACACTGGATTATGTATACGGGGATTTCTGTATTGCCCAGATTGCCAGAATACTTGGCAAGATGGATGACTATGAGCGCTTTATGAGCCGTGCGCAGAATTACAAGCGGTTATTTGATCCGGAAGTCGGATTCATGAGAGGCCGTAACGAGGACGGCACCTGGCAAGAGGCCTTTGATCCGCTGCAATGGGGCGATCCCTTCTGTGAAGGCGGTGCCTGGCAGGGGAGCTGGGCGGTCCCCCATGACTTCCCGGGGCTGGCCGGACTGATGGGAGGAGAGCAGGCATTCGTCCGCAAGCTGGACCAGCTAATGGCTGAAGAACCGGTATTCAAAGTAGGCTCCTATGGACAGGAAATTCATGAAATGTCGGAGATGGCTTCGGCCGGACTCGGGCAATTTGCCATCAGCAATCAGCCCAGCTTCCACATCCCTTATCTATTCTCCAGACTCGGGGCGTTGCCCACAACACAGTACTGGGTTCGCAAAACGATGGCCGGACAGTTCAGCAGCAGGATGGACGGGTTGCCCGGCGATGAGGATAACGGCAGCATGGGGGCCTGGTATATTTGGAGTGCCCTCGGCCTGTATCCGTTAAGTCCCGGAATTCCTGAGTACGTACTCGGCAGCCCCCTGTTTGACAAGGTTACCATCCAGCTTGACAACGGGCGGCAATGGGTCATTGAAGCGGAGAATAATAGTCCCGCCAATGTATATAGTGCATCGGTTCACTGGAACGGTAAGCCATGGGAGCATCACTCCTTGCCGCATGACGAGATTATGAGCGGCGGAGTGTTAATCTTCAATATGGTTCCGGGGCCTGCCCCGCTATAA
- a CDS encoding peptidylprolyl isomerase, translated as MAQRFHSKWKTLAAMLAALTAGSLIMIGAMSMNTPGEAPPLLIVNGQETSTAEFNWHLQLNRALTADYFMQTYHAGYSEDFWLTDYSGEIPLQRWIRDAQTQLLTKQAELQLAEEAGVISDISFEAFLIGMERENIRRSQAEVNKEVVYGPKHLDGQAYYSYYMSNLEDATIDAMRRNGSIVITAEQERLEYEANLAAKYSKQGTTRVEWVTLPYGPESEYKDQSGAMDRMKELLAAVTAGRESTGTELTGTTLREQAEELGVYTRELTVTSTSRRTAALENPLVLLAAEQLAQGQMSSLIVENGAVHLLYCLSEADPEALPLDQVKDRIAQELAQQKFRALVDHKRSEAVVEWNNQMAEDLARQAIQ; from the coding sequence ATGGCTCAAAGGTTTCATTCCAAATGGAAAACGCTTGCCGCTATGCTGGCTGCATTGACCGCCGGAAGTCTGATAATGATTGGAGCAATGAGCATGAATACACCCGGGGAAGCACCTCCGCTTCTTATCGTCAATGGTCAGGAGACTTCAACCGCTGAATTCAACTGGCATCTTCAGTTGAACAGGGCGCTTACTGCCGATTACTTCATGCAGACTTATCATGCCGGTTATTCGGAGGACTTCTGGTTGACCGATTATTCCGGCGAGATTCCGTTGCAACGATGGATCAGGGACGCTCAGACTCAGCTATTGACCAAGCAAGCAGAGCTGCAGCTTGCAGAGGAAGCTGGAGTGATATCAGACATCAGCTTTGAGGCATTCCTGATTGGAATGGAGCGCGAGAATATACGGCGGAGTCAGGCGGAAGTGAACAAGGAGGTGGTGTATGGTCCTAAGCATCTGGATGGACAAGCTTACTACAGCTATTACATGAGCAATCTTGAGGATGCAACGATTGATGCGATGCGCCGCAATGGCTCTATCGTCATCACTGCTGAACAGGAGAGGCTGGAATACGAAGCCAATCTGGCCGCGAAATATTCCAAGCAGGGAACTACCCGTGTGGAATGGGTGACGCTGCCTTACGGACCGGAATCAGAGTACAAAGATCAGAGCGGGGCCATGGACAGAATGAAAGAGCTCCTGGCAGCAGTAACAGCGGGAAGGGAATCTACCGGAACAGAGCTTACTGGAACAACCCTCCGTGAACAGGCAGAAGAGTTGGGAGTATATACCCGCGAGCTAACAGTTACCAGCACCTCACGGCGGACAGCAGCTCTGGAGAATCCGTTGGTATTACTTGCTGCGGAACAGCTTGCACAGGGACAGATGAGCAGCTTGATTGTGGAGAATGGGGCTGTCCACCTCCTGTACTGCCTGTCCGAAGCTGACCCGGAAGCTCTGCCGCTCGATCAAGTCAAGGATCGGATTGCACAGGAGCTGGCACAGCAGAAGTTCCGAGCTCTTGTGGATCACAAGCGGTCCGAAGCCGTTGTGGAATGGAATAACCAGATGGCTGAGGATCTGGCACGGCAGGCGATTCAATAA
- a CDS encoding S-layer homology domain-containing protein, translated as MLKKLTITILALVMICTAMLPTMGVSAHTEETVTDEFSTLPAGELRSENWVIDSSNPQFFSGDADRMVRTSTDTGYAVYQMTGIQSFSLQTYYFSGSTAVVKFYGSADAADWTELPAVNDSPAATASGWYGTMYTPSGALPDSVNYLKIEVSGDLDTWMTQLGSLKLSNVSIAPLTVSDELDDVSQLSAYSDNWTMDTSNPDYFGGDASRAVRTAESAEFIVYHLHNLQSFKARLHSFAGSSGSIKFYGSADASAWAELPAVQDAPQSTGDGAWTGSNYTPAEVIPPGIHYLKIELSGDSAPWQMQLGSVSLSNRTQGGGGSSGGDGDYYVDALTGSDSNDGRTPETAWKTFSVVNQTTFEAGDRILLKKGGIWNEQLYPKGSGTDEKLITIGAYGTGSKPVINGGGMAGGAVYLRNASNWMIRDLEVTNYASERGTVYREGIMVENANGGILRNIHIKDNYVHDVSSSFRYPTVSGAEGGPHAFGGISVYVGGTTGTDKFDGVWIEGNTVERIGRTGIVVWDQRFNGTDYATVNVTIRGNYVKQADSDGILTFGVNGGLIEHNIAEEGGNYSEEGEFNGSAAIWPTRGRNNVVQFNESFNTNKPEGDGQGFNLDIDTIDSVVQYNYSHGNKGGFMLFVDARLTPGVLTGSSNNVVRYNISQNDLTHTFNFAGGVTPDTQIYNNTIYIGAGQNTRIIDHEWDDGGNINAPYSFKNNLVYNLGQGGYNLPGVNGTFDHNLLYGNHPASEPENANSITANPLLVAQGSGGTGWNTVDGYKLRDNSPALGAGAVIADNGGLDYWGNAVSAEAPPNIGAYNGPGLDPATLPEAPIDDLRLYYEGLKIVPHIKDGSSGDLSLQLQFTNSSTSDPLVIKKITWTVGEGKDQISGSESQLSGIAPGNKFPYSIPLPGFAEGVKYPLELTVDLEGYEDVHIKRNIDINRMPNQSDTSSPALIDLADGTPLLTGYIGVDDLSGTAQLRWDKDQLYLTADIRDDVFTHKASGINIWQNDSIQFSLAPGVPGDSQSWYEYGISQTPEGPQIYRWLSMKGAATGVLTTGTLKVTRDEQNKVTSYALALPWSEVSPVRPAAGEVLSFSMLVNDNDGAGRKGYIEWGSGIGGVKDPTLFRTFQLMNTGKGEEPELSSNAALSRLSIDGTDISGFGQDKLDYTINLPFSKTEVIVTGTPAHAGATVTVTGGSGLKVGDNRIDVKVTAADGTTSKTYTVHVVRSGDNAGTDTPEPTPGSNNGNNNNNNNNNSGGSEGTPGTVGGEIITHSPGLLQLQAEPGADGISHAQLRDGEIRQAMDGVQSGALVLKLAAENAMFKGSAFQLPVKELKDHVTSLTVQAGGVTLTIPVASLMDSIPEDSRQLELSVHIADASQQPAAMNKKWTTYSMHRISLAVDGQQIERLSRSASMKVSIAHNLKPGEAQHQAIAYSITGGGQTEVVKNSKYVSGAGSVTFTTQNFGLYGTANAGVHFSDTDSSNSIILEALAARDLVRGTGEGKYEPDRQITRAEFIQLLVSALELQGGNNQGIFKDVTPGAWYYQAVMTAQAAGVVNGRSESFFGAMEPVTRQEIAVMLFRAMRLNGPQPETSGPAAAFTDHKQIGAYALEAVNYLRQTGIINGYDDGTYKPQGLTTREEAAAVIYRIMGL; from the coding sequence ATGTTGAAAAAACTGACAATAACCATACTTGCGCTGGTGATGATCTGCACGGCGATGCTCCCCACAATGGGCGTTTCTGCCCATACCGAAGAGACGGTGACCGATGAGTTCTCGACCCTTCCGGCAGGCGAGTTGCGCTCGGAGAATTGGGTGATTGACAGCAGCAATCCTCAGTTTTTCAGCGGAGATGCTGACAGGATGGTCAGAACCTCCACCGATACCGGATATGCAGTCTATCAGATGACAGGCATCCAGTCGTTCTCGCTTCAAACGTATTATTTCTCCGGCTCAACCGCCGTAGTGAAGTTCTATGGATCAGCGGATGCGGCAGACTGGACGGAGCTTCCGGCCGTCAATGACAGTCCGGCAGCGACCGCCTCGGGCTGGTACGGAACCATGTATACACCATCAGGTGCATTGCCGGATAGTGTAAATTACCTGAAGATTGAAGTCAGCGGCGATCTCGATACCTGGATGACGCAGCTCGGAAGCCTTAAGCTCTCCAATGTATCCATAGCTCCGCTAACGGTGAGCGATGAGCTGGACGATGTCTCACAGCTCTCTGCATACAGCGATAACTGGACCATGGATACAAGCAATCCCGATTATTTTGGCGGAGATGCTTCCCGGGCGGTAAGAACGGCAGAATCCGCTGAATTTATCGTATACCATCTGCATAACCTGCAGTCCTTCAAAGCCCGCCTGCATTCCTTTGCCGGCTCCAGCGGAAGCATCAAGTTCTACGGTTCGGCGGATGCCTCGGCCTGGGCGGAGCTGCCCGCTGTTCAAGATGCTCCCCAGTCCACGGGTGATGGAGCTTGGACAGGGAGCAATTATACGCCTGCAGAGGTTATTCCACCTGGTATTCATTATCTGAAAATCGAACTAAGCGGTGATTCCGCCCCCTGGCAAATGCAGCTAGGCTCGGTCTCCTTATCCAATAGAACACAGGGAGGCGGCGGTAGCAGCGGTGGAGACGGGGATTATTACGTCGATGCCCTTACAGGCAGCGACAGTAATGACGGGCGGACACCGGAGACGGCGTGGAAGACATTTAGCGTGGTCAATCAGACTACCTTTGAGGCCGGTGACCGGATCTTGCTGAAGAAGGGCGGCATCTGGAACGAACAATTATATCCCAAAGGCAGCGGAACGGACGAGAAATTGATCACTATCGGTGCATATGGCACCGGAAGCAAGCCGGTTATTAATGGCGGAGGTATGGCCGGCGGGGCCGTGTATTTACGCAATGCCTCGAATTGGATGATCCGGGATCTGGAGGTTACCAACTATGCCTCCGAGAGGGGGACGGTCTACCGTGAAGGTATTATGGTAGAGAATGCCAATGGAGGGATCTTAAGAAATATACACATTAAGGATAACTATGTGCATGATGTATCCAGCAGCTTCCGCTATCCTACCGTATCCGGGGCTGAAGGTGGCCCACATGCATTCGGTGGCATCTCCGTATATGTAGGAGGAACAACGGGTACAGACAAGTTCGACGGAGTATGGATCGAAGGCAACACGGTGGAACGGATCGGTCGTACCGGGATTGTGGTATGGGATCAGCGGTTCAACGGAACGGACTATGCTACGGTCAATGTCACCATCCGCGGGAATTATGTCAAGCAGGCGGACAGCGACGGCATTCTCACTTTTGGTGTGAATGGAGGGTTGATTGAACATAACATTGCAGAGGAGGGGGGGAACTATTCCGAGGAGGGTGAATTTAACGGCTCCGCCGCGATATGGCCGACCCGGGGCCGGAATAACGTTGTACAGTTCAATGAGTCCTTCAATACGAACAAGCCGGAGGGCGACGGGCAGGGCTTCAATCTGGATATTGATACCATAGACAGTGTGGTTCAATACAATTACAGCCATGGCAACAAAGGCGGATTCATGCTTTTCGTTGATGCGCGCTTGACTCCGGGGGTGCTGACAGGCTCCTCTAATAATGTGGTACGCTACAACATCAGCCAAAATGATCTGACGCATACCTTTAACTTCGCAGGCGGGGTTACGCCGGATACACAAATCTATAATAATACGATCTATATCGGAGCAGGGCAGAACACCAGAATTATCGACCATGAATGGGATGACGGCGGCAATATCAACGCTCCCTATTCCTTCAAGAATAATCTGGTCTACAACCTTGGACAGGGAGGGTATAATCTGCCGGGAGTGAATGGCACCTTCGATCATAATCTGCTGTATGGCAATCACCCTGCAAGCGAGCCGGAGAACGCTAATTCCATCACAGCGAATCCGCTGCTTGTTGCCCAAGGCAGCGGCGGCACCGGCTGGAATACGGTGGACGGCTACAAGCTGAGAGACAACTCGCCTGCACTCGGAGCGGGAGCTGTTATTGCAGACAATGGCGGACTGGATTACTGGGGCAATGCCGTGTCAGCGGAGGCTCCGCCGAATATCGGAGCATATAACGGCCCCGGACTTGATCCGGCAACGCTGCCTGAAGCACCCATAGATGATCTGCGGCTGTATTATGAAGGCCTGAAGATTGTACCGCATATTAAGGATGGAAGCAGCGGTGATCTATCGCTTCAGCTTCAATTCACGAATAGTTCCACCTCAGATCCTCTGGTCATTAAGAAGATTACCTGGACTGTAGGTGAAGGCAAGGATCAGATTAGCGGCAGCGAATCGCAGTTATCCGGGATCGCACCGGGCAACAAATTCCCTTATTCCATTCCACTGCCGGGATTCGCTGAAGGCGTTAAGTATCCGCTGGAGCTGACGGTTGATCTGGAGGGTTACGAGGATGTTCACATTAAGCGGAATATAGATATTAACCGGATGCCGAATCAGTCGGATACAAGCAGTCCGGCGCTGATTGATCTTGCGGACGGAACGCCTCTACTGACGGGTTACATTGGTGTTGATGATCTCAGTGGAACTGCGCAGCTGCGCTGGGATAAAGATCAGTTATATTTGACAGCCGATATCCGTGATGATGTATTCACTCATAAGGCTTCCGGGATTAATATCTGGCAGAATGACAGCATCCAGTTCAGCCTTGCTCCCGGTGTGCCGGGAGACAGCCAGTCCTGGTATGAATATGGGATCTCTCAGACGCCGGAGGGGCCGCAAATTTACCGCTGGTTGTCCATGAAGGGGGCAGCCACCGGAGTGTTGACCACAGGCACGCTCAAGGTGACCAGAGATGAGCAGAATAAGGTAACCTCATATGCCCTGGCACTGCCCTGGAGCGAAGTGAGCCCCGTCCGGCCAGCGGCGGGTGAAGTCTTAAGCTTCTCGATGCTGGTCAATGACAATGACGGAGCAGGCCGCAAGGGTTATATCGAATGGGGCTCAGGCATTGGCGGTGTGAAGGACCCGACTCTCTTCCGCACCTTTCAGCTGATGAATACCGGCAAGGGCGAAGAGCCGGAGCTGAGCAGCAATGCCGCTTTGAGCCGGTTGAGTATTGACGGTACAGATATTTCAGGGTTCGGGCAGGATAAACTGGATTACACCATCAACCTTCCTTTTTCCAAGACTGAGGTGATTGTAACAGGGACACCTGCTCATGCCGGGGCGACAGTGACAGTAACAGGCGGGAGCGGGCTTAAGGTAGGAGACAACAGGATTGATGTCAAAGTTACTGCTGCCGATGGAACTACTTCCAAGACTTACACTGTACATGTGGTTCGGAGCGGTGATAACGCGGGGACGGATACGCCTGAACCTACGCCCGGCAGCAATAACGGCAACAATAACAATAATAATAATAATAACAGTGGCGGCAGTGAAGGTACTCCCGGCACAGTAGGTGGTGAGATCATTACTCATTCACCGGGACTCCTTCAGTTACAAGCTGAACCGGGAGCCGATGGAATCAGTCACGCACAGCTTCGGGACGGAGAGATCCGGCAAGCTATGGATGGTGTGCAGAGCGGAGCACTGGTGCTTAAGCTGGCAGCGGAGAATGCTATGTTCAAAGGAAGTGCTTTTCAACTACCGGTTAAAGAGCTCAAGGATCATGTAACCTCGCTTACAGTACAAGCTGGCGGAGTGACCCTAACGATTCCCGTGGCTTCTCTGATGGATAGTATTCCGGAGGATTCCCGGCAGCTGGAGCTTTCCGTTCATATTGCAGATGCTTCACAGCAGCCTGCGGCCATGAATAAGAAATGGACAACATATTCCATGCACCGGATCTCTCTGGCCGTGGACGGACAGCAAATTGAAAGGTTAAGTCGCTCTGCATCCATGAAGGTATCCATTGCACACAACTTGAAGCCGGGAGAAGCGCAGCATCAAGCTATCGCCTATTCCATCACTGGTGGAGGGCAAACCGAAGTGGTTAAGAATTCTAAATATGTATCAGGAGCAGGCAGCGTTACGTTTACAACACAGAACTTTGGCCTCTATGGCACTGCAAATGCAGGTGTTCACTTCTCCGATACGGATTCAAGTAACTCCATCATTCTGGAGGCATTGGCTGCCCGTGACCTGGTTCGCGGTACAGGAGAGGGCAAATATGAACCTGATCGGCAAATCACCAGGGCAGAATTCATTCAGCTGCTGGTGTCCGCTCTGGAGCTTCAAGGCGGGAATAATCAAGGGATTTTCAAGGATGTCACTCCAGGGGCCTGGTATTACCAAGCAGTTATGACGGCTCAGGCCGCAGGTGTTGTTAATGGGCGCAGTGAGAGCTTCTTCGGTGCAATGGAGCCGGTTACCCGCCAGGAGATCGCTGTTATGCTGTTCCGCGCTATGCGTCTGAACGGACCGCAGCCGGAGACTTCTGGCCCTGCCGCAGCCTTTACGGATCACAAGCAAATCGGAGCGTACGCTCTGGAGGCGGTTAACTATCTGCGGCAGACCGGTATCATCAATGGTTATGATGACGGTACTTACAAACCGCAGGGTTTGACCACGCGTGAAGAGGCTGCAGCGGTAATATACAGAATCATGGGGTTGTGA
- a CDS encoding BlaI/MecI/CopY family transcriptional regulator → MSKIHKLSDTELELMESIWASTPPVTSTELLNQFAHKGRDWKAQTISTFLSRLVDKGFLTATRHGRLNKYTPVISPEEYKLVETQHVLDGLYQGSVKNLISAMYDGDKLSDQDIDELKHWFSEK, encoded by the coding sequence GTGAGCAAGATTCACAAGCTATCGGATACAGAATTAGAGCTAATGGAATCCATTTGGGCGAGTACGCCGCCAGTAACTTCAACGGAGCTGCTGAACCAGTTTGCGCACAAGGGACGTGACTGGAAGGCGCAGACGATCTCCACCTTTCTGTCACGGTTAGTGGATAAAGGGTTTCTGACTGCCACCAGGCATGGCCGGTTAAACAAATATACCCCGGTGATTTCGCCTGAAGAGTATAAGCTGGTCGAAACTCAGCATGTCCTGGACGGGCTGTATCAGGGCTCTGTCAAGAATCTGATCTCAGCCATGTACGATGGCGACAAGCTGTCGGACCAGGATATTGATGAGCTGAAGCACTGGTTCTCGGAAAAGTAG